In Phyllostomus discolor isolate MPI-MPIP mPhyDis1 chromosome 3, mPhyDis1.pri.v3, whole genome shotgun sequence, a single genomic region encodes these proteins:
- the LOC114503330 gene encoding guanine nucleotide-binding protein G(I)/G(S)/G(O) subunit gamma-5-like, translating into GVLSPAHGFAAPLSGPSDPLPTNQPSFCVHLLPGSSSVTTIKKVVQQLQLETGLNCVKISQKAAGLKQFCLQNAQYDPLLTAVYPSTNPFRLQKVGSFF; encoded by the coding sequence GGAGTTCTGAGCCCCGCCCATGGCTTTGCTGCCCCACTGTCTGGCCCTTCAGACCCACTACCAACAAATCAGCCCAGCTTTTGCGTGCACCTTCTGCCTGGTTCCTCCAGTGTTACCACTATAAAGAAAGTGGTTCAACAGCTCCAGCTGGAGACGGGCCTCAACTGTGTGAAGATTTCccagaaggctgcaggtttgaaACAATTCTGTCTGCAGAATGCTCAATATGACCCCCTGCTGACTGCAGTGTATCCAAGTACCAATCCCTTTAGACTCCAGAAAGTCGGTTCCTTTTTTTAG